AGAGTGTTGATGCTGAAATTCTCATCAGGGAGTATTATAAGAGAAGCACCACTCTCTTCATCTTTAACCTCTATCTTATTTTTAACTACATAAAAATCTTGGTCAGCATTTAACTCTTCAATTCCAACACGCTCAATCTCCTCGGCATAGCGAATAGCGCTACCATCAAGAATGGGAAATTCAGGAGCATTAACCTCTATTAAACAGTTTGTAATACCGTATGCGTATAATGCTGCCATACCATGTTCTATGGTGCTGACAGTTACATCACCTTTTTTTACAACAGTTCCACGTTGTGTTTGGCACACAGCCTCAGCAATTGCATCAATTATAGGTTCGTCTTCAATATCAATACGTTTTATCTTGTAACCGAAGTTTTCGGGAGCAGGGTTAAATGTTACAGTAATATCAAGTCCTGTGTGTAAACCCTTGCCGCTTAACGAGAAACTCTCTTTTAAACTTTTTTGTTTCATAGTTTTAAATTTTGTGATAAACACCTCTGCAAATAAACTCAAATATTTTTTACAAAAAAAGTTTTTTCTAAAAAAATATTTGAAAGATTAAATCTTTTTTATTGATGTTTTGGATTATAATATTTTAGATATTAAATATTCTCTTCTTTTTCCGAAAGTTTTGATTTCAAGTTTTCTATCTCTTTTCGCAACTCTCTAATTGTACTATTTATTTCAGGAAGTCGTTTAACCAATACCACCTGCCTTGCAAATTCTTTTGAAGGAATGGCAGGGTATCCCATAAGGCTGCATGCAGAATCAACATTGTTTGGAATACCAGATTGAGCGCCAATATTAACATTATCGGCGATGGTAATATGACCGGCAAATCCAACCTGACCTCCAATCATACAATGTTTTCCAACTTTTGTTGAGCCGGCAACGCCAACTTGAGCCGCCATAACCGTACTTTCGCCAATCTCAACGTTGTGAGCCACCTGAATAAGATTGTCTAATTTTGCACCGCGTCTGATAACGGTAGAGCCCATTGTTGCTCTGTCTATTGTGGTGTTTGCTCCAATTTCAACATTATCTTCCACAACAACATTACCTATTTGAGCAATCTTCATATACTCACCGTTTTGAGGAGCAAAGCCAAAACCGTCGCTACCAATAACGCAACCAGCATGTATTATAACATTATTACCAATTTTGCAGTTGTGGTAAATCTTGACACCGGGATATATAATACAATTTGTTCCAATTTTAACATTATCACCAATATAGCATTGTGGATATATTTTGCTGTTGTTATCAACAGAGGCATTGCTTGATATGTAAGAGAATGATCCAATATATATATTATCTCCAAGAGTTGCACTATCGGCAACAAAAGCATTCTCCTCAATACCGCTCTTTTGAGGTCGGGTTGCTTGATCAACCATATTTAATAAAAGAGCAAGACATGCATATGGATCATCAACCTTAATGAGAGTTGTTTTTACCTCTTGCTCTGGAATAAAATCTCTTCTGACTAAAACTGCACTCGCTTCGGTAGTGTAAATGCAGTGAGTATATTTGCTATTTGCAAGAAACGACAAAGTTCCGGGTTTGCCATCATCTATTTTTGAAAGGTTGCTTACTTTAATAGAAGCATCGCCAACAACTTCTCCATGTAAGAACGACGCAATTTGTTCAACTGAAAATTCCATACTATATACTTTATGTAAAACCTCGTACTATTAAAGGTCGTAATAATTATATTTCTGCAAATTTCGTAAAAAAAATTTATATACTCCAATATTATTATGCTCTAAATTTGCAATTGTGTGAATAAATTACCTGCTTTTCAGAAAAACTATCCAATTTTAGAATATGTTTGAATCTGTAAAATTATAGTTATATGTTATTTTATTTAGTTGATTAACAAAAATAATTTAGCAATTTAACATTTGTTGTGTGTTGATTTTATCTATATAAATATATAATGTATTATAATTGCAGAAGAATTTTTAATTTTATGAACAAACTAATAATGCTTCATAAATAAATGAAAAAATTGATAACCCTATTACTCTCATTCTTGATGATACAGAGTGTGGCAAATGCAACGGTAAAATTTTATGATCTTTATATGCCCGAACCTTTGCCAGAAAATGCTCCAGACTGGATGAAGGCAATTGCTGAAAATCCATCGGGAGTAAACTTTTACGAAATGCAAGAAAAATATCAAGAGTGGGCTGCGGCTGATGTAGATGTTCGTGTAAGGATAGTGGAGAATAAACAAGTAGTTAATTTCTATCGAAGATGGATGAGTGCATATTGCGGCTATGTAACATCTGATGGAACAATTAAACTACCCACAATGGCAGAGTATAAAGCATACGTTGATGCAATAAATTCTTCTTCAAAAGCTACCCAAAGCCTTTTAAAAAGCGAGCTGGAGCAACCCATTTGGCGAAATATAGGACCAAATAAAACATATACCAATCAAAATGGAGAGTTAAAACAAAAAGATTCTCAAGTTTGTGTTTATCGTATAGCCGTAAGTATGACAGACAGTGCAACTCTGTATTGCTGAACTGAGAGTGGAGTTGTATTTAAAACAACAGACAAAGGCGAAACTTTACCATAAGTGCAACATATAGTTTCTAATCGTATAGTTTTAACAAACAAATAACGCATTCATACTTCAAGGCGAAGTCTCTTTTGATACTCTCCCTTGAAGTTTTTAAGTAAATTTATATTTATAGGCATACATTTTTATATAATAAAAAATTATATTACCTTTGCTCAGTCAAAGAGGAATAACCCTTTAGATGTGATTTATATTAAAACATACTGAATATGAAGTTGTTACAACAAAAATTAGCAAAGTATGATGCTCCTCAAAAAGCAAAAGCATTAGGAGTATATCCCTATTTTAGAGCAATAGAGAGCGACCAAGACACTGAGGTTATAATAAACGGTAAGAAAGTCTTAATGTTTGGTTCAAACAGTTATTTAGGTTTGACCAATCACCCAAAAATCAAAGAGGCAGCCATTGAGGCAACAAAAAAATACGGAACAGGATGTGCCGGATCTCGTTTCTTAAACGGAACACTTGACATACACACTCAATTAGAGAAACGCTTAGCAGAGTTTGTAGGAAAAGAGGAGGCGATAATCTACTCAACAGGATTTCAAGTAAACCTTGGAGTCGTATCTTGTTTAACAGGAAGAGCAGACTACATTATCTGGGATGAGTTAGATCACGCATCAATCATTGAAGGACGCCGTTTAGCATTCTCAACACAACTAAAATACAAACACAACGATATGGAGTCTTTGGAGAAAGTACTAAAATCGCTACCCGAGGACAAAGTAAAATTGATTGTAACAGACGGAGTGTTCAGTATGGAGGGTGATGTGGCAAATCTCCCTGAAATAGTTAAACTGGCTGAGAAATACAATGCTGCAACATACGTTGACGAGGCACATGGTATAGGAGTATTCGGACGCAACGGACGCGGAACATGCGATCACTTTGGAGTAACAAAAGATGTAGATTTGATAATGGGAACATTCTCAAAATCGTTTGCATCATTAGGAGGATTTATAGCAACCGATGCCGTAACAGCAAACTATCTCCGTCACAACTCACGTTCATACATATTCAGTGCAAGTATCACACCGGCATCAACAGCGGCAGCAAATGCAGCACTTGATATAATGTTGAGTGAGCCAGAGCGAATAGATAACCTTTGGGAGATTACAAACTACGCCTTAGAGGGATTCCGTAATATGGGCTGTGAGATAGGAAACACATCAACACCAATCATACCATTGTATATTCGCGACAATAATAAAACATTTATGATAACTCGCGAGTTATTTGATGAAGGATTATTTGTTAACCCGGTAGTATCGCCAGCAGTACCAAGCCAAGACACATTAATCCGATTCTCATTGATGGCAACACACACCAAAGAGCAATTAGATTATGCGTTTGACATATAGAGAAGGTGTTCAAGAAATACGAAGTGATAAAATAAGTTCATAGTATTAAGACTAACATATACAAAGAAAGAGTTGCATTTTAAGTGCAACTCTTTCTTTGTATTATTCCGGCAACTACCCAAATGGCGGTTGAGTTTACGAATCCGAAAACTAAAAACTACCATTACTTCATAAACACAAAGTAAACAGCCATAATAAGGCAGATGAAAGCAGCGAGGTGATTCCAATGCAGAGCCTCGCCTTTAAAGCAAACCGAAGCAAAAACGGTAAACACCACAAGAGTAATAACCTCTTGAATAACCTTTAACTGCATAAGTGTAAACGGACCACCGTTTCCCACAAAACCAATTCTGTTAGCAGGAATTTGGAACGAGTATTCCGCTAAGGCAATACCCCATGAAAATAGTATAACCACCCAAATAGGCCATCCGGTTGAGATATTCATCTCTTGTAATTTAAGGTGTCCATACCAAGCAAGTGTCATAAATATATTAGATATGACCAATAATATAACAGTATAAAATGCTGATAAATACATAATTATTTAAATTGGGAATTATTTTAAAAAAAATATCTCTAACAACTAAAAACTAACAACTAACAACTCTTTCTAGGCAGATAATCAGGCATAATGTTCTCCATACTCTTCCAGATACTGCTTCTCACATTAGGATTAAGCTTTTCAAGGTCAGCAATAATCTTTTCAACATCACTCCTGAAACTACTCTTTTCGTAAGGACAACACTTCTTCTGAATAACATACCCTTCGTTGTTTGCCAACTCTTTAATAACGCTCTCCTCAATCAAAGCGAGGGGACGAATAATAGCAACATCAAACTTCTCCATTTGCAAAAGCGGGGGCATTGATGATATAGAACCCTGAAAAGCCATATTCATAATAAGAGTAGCAATAACATCATCCTTATGATGTCCCAAAGCAATACGCTTAAAACCATTCTTTTTAGCATACTCAAAAAGAGCCTTACGTCTATACCACGAACACAAAAAGCAAGGCGATTTGCGTTTGTCTTTAGTAAGGTCAATTGAGATATCCATTACATCAAACTCAACACCTAAACCCTCGCAAAAACCTTTCAAATATTCGGTGTCTGAATCATACCCCATACCTTCGTTTCTGATATGAAGAGCAGTAACACTAAATTTTGGAGAGTGAATTTTAGACCGCATAGCAAGAAGCTGAGTAAGAGCCAACGAGTCTTTGCCACCCGACAACCCAATGAGTACCTTATCCCCATCAGCAATAAGAGCATAATCCTTAATGCAAGTTCTTACCAACTTATCACACTTCTTCAATAAAGAGTTGCTATCCTGTTGCATTGTAAAATATAGAGCAATTATTCTTTCTTTCGTAAAATTTGCCTGCAAATTTACTATTTTATTATTTAATAAGAGTGATAAAACTAAACTTTTACCTAAATTTGTGTTCTATATAGTATATAAGCATATATATAGTTTAATAGATAATATGGCAATAAAAACCCAAATATTCACAATGCGACCTATGCAGTTTGTAAACATAATATTGCATCTGCAACTCAAGCGTTACCGATATGTAGCAATAGCGGTAGCCGTAGCATTGATAGCGTTGCCCATAATAAAACTACAATATATCTACGCCTCAATAATAATACTGTTCGGAACAATCCCCTTTATAATATTTCATCTCTATTTTTCAGCAGTAATGCAGATAAAGATAAGCCCCTTTGCCGATAAACACTTGCTAATAGATGAAGAAAAAATAGTAGTAGTACCAACAGTAGGAGAGGAGAAAGAATTTAAAAAAGAAGAGATAAAATACAGAGGATATAACCGAGGGTATTACATATTAAGTACCCCCGATAAAGGATTACTGATGGTATCGGCAGAAGCCTTTAACACAGAAGAGGAACGAAACATATTTATAAAATTATACACATCAAAATAAACATAATATGAAACAGATAAAATATACAATCGTATCACTCATACTACTATTTGTAGCACTACCCCTCTCGGCGCAAACATTAGAGGAGGCAAAAAAGATGTATAAACAAGGCGAGTATGCACAATCCAAAGAGGTATTTCGTAAACAACTCAAGAGTCGTCCCAACGATGCACAACTAAACCAGTGGTACGGAGTGTGTCTATACGAAACCGGCGAGGCAGAAAAAGCAGAGCCATATCTGCAAAAAGCAGCAAAAAAGAAGATACAAGACTCGTTCCTATATTTAGGCAAGATAGCATTTGACAACTATAACTTTACACAAGCAAAAGAGTATTTTGAGCAATACATTGAGGCGTTAGAGAAAAACAAAGGCGAGGTAGCAAAAGGCGAGAAACTATATAAAAGAGCCGCACGATGCGAATCAATGCTGCGCCGAACAGAAAAAGTACAAATCATAGACTCGATAATAGTAGCAAAAGAAAGATTTTTGGATAGTTACAAACTGTCGCACGAATGTGGAACACTATCATACTTCTCTGATATATTTGGAGGCGAGGAGGAGGGAACACTCTACAAAAATCAACGCGATGACAAAGTGCTTTACTCAACCCCCACAGACAGCATCTATACAATAAAGATGCGTAATAGAATGAACGATGGCAACTGGAGCGAAGAGATAACCGTAGATGTAATGCCTGAAGTGGAGGGAAACAAAGCATATCCCTATCTTCTAAGTGACGGATTAACCCTCTATTTTGCTACCGACAACGACTCATTATCGATAGGCGGATACGACATATTTGTAACACGCAAAAACCTGAATAGCGATGAATATCTCTCGCCGAGCAGCTTAGGAATGCCATTTAACTCAACCGCCAACGACTATATGATGGTAATAGATGAGTACAACAATGTAGGATGGTTTGCAACAGAACGAAATCAACCGTCTGATAGCGTAGCCATATACATATATATACCCAACGAGGTAAAAGAGATATATACCCAACTCTCACTCGATTCAATAAAACCCTACGCACAAGTAGCCACAATATCACAAACATGGCTCGAGGGCGAAGAGCAGAACTATAAACAATTATTAAAACAAGTCTATACCGAGATAAAACCCATACAAAACAGAGAAGAAGCCGATTTTGAATTTATAATAATACCGGGAGTAACCTATACAAAATACACACAATTCAAAAATTCCAAAGCATTAGAACTCTACAAACTGGCCGAAGGAGTAGAACGCGAGATTGCCAATCAACAAACACACCTTAAAGAGTTACGAGCAAAATATGCCAAAGCAACACCCTCGCAAAAAGAGGAACTCGCAGAGTCAATATTAAAGGCAGAAGATAATCTCAAAACCCTCTATCCTCAACCAGAGCAATATCGCAATGCTGCTCGCCAAGAGGAGGTAAAGTAATCCATACAACATCTATATTAAAAAAAATAACGGACAGAGAATCACTCTGTCCGCAAAATATATTATCTCAAATTTTAAGCCTATTATTTAAAACAGCTCAAAAGCACCCCCTAAAATCTAATTGAAGCACTTTAGAGAAATCTCGTTGCCGTCAAACTCAGCGTAAGAGAGGTGCGAAATCCAGTCGCCTATGAGAACAATCTCGCCACCGCTCGTAAGAGTACGGCTGAATAACAAGTGCTGATGACCAAAAACAAAGAAGTCAATCTTCTTATCCGATTTACAATTAAACTCCGTAGCCCACACCACAAGAGGATTATTCTCATCATTACCAAACTTAGGCGTTTCGCCACCAGCCTTTCTGCTGTTCGATGACCACCCATGGGCAAACGGAACACTCCAGCGAGGATGTATGGCAGAGTATAGTTTTTGACACACCTTGTTGCGGAATAACCAGCGAATAAACAAAAAACCAAACGAGCGTTTTCCTTCGCCATCGCCATGTCCCAAGTAAAAGCGTTTGCCACCTAATTCAGTAACAATTGACTCTCTATGGAGAGTAATACCAAGTTCCGAAGGCAGATAATCAAAAATCCAAATATCGTGATTACCAATAAACCAATGCACCTCAACGCCACTATCGGTAAGTTCAGCAATCTTACCAAAGAAGCGAGTAAAACCGCGAGGCACAACGCAACGATACTCAAACCAATAGTCCAAAATATCGCCGAGCATATATATTGCCGAAGCCGACTCCTTAACCGAGTCTAACCACTCAACCACACGCATCTCCGTTTCGCGAGGCGATTTAAGCGTTTTAGCCCCCAGATGCAAATCCGATATAAAATAAATTTTCTTCATTGTTAACTAATACCTTAGAGAACTTGTCAGGTCTTGGTTATAATTAGTCCTATTAGCCCAATTAGTCTAACAACCAATTACAAGAAACCCAAATCAAGTTTAGCCTCTTCGCTCATCATATCTTTATTCCACTCAGGCTCAAACACAACCTGAAGGTCAACACTCTTAACCCCCTCAATACCCTCAAGTTTCATTCTCACGTCCTCCAAAATAAATTCGGCGGCAGGGCAGTTAGGTGCAGTAAAAGTCATCTCAACCTTAAGATTATTCTCCTCGTCAAAATCAATAAGGTAAATAAGTCCCAAGTCATAAATATTAACAGGAATCTCAGGATCATAAACGGTGCGAAGCATCTTCACAACCCTCTCCTCTAAAGTTGGCTCGTGATCTAACATACTATTTCTCCTCTGCTACCTTTTCAATAACTGCAACCAAATGTTTATAAAAGTTTGCTACCGCAGGAATATGCATCTTCTCATCAGGAGAGTGAACACCTCTAAGAGTAGGGCCAAACGAAACCATCTCCAAGTAAGGATATTTCTCCAAGAACAAACCGCACTCCAAGCCGGCGTGAATAGCCTTTATAGCAGGTTTCTCGCCAAACAGTTGCTCGTAAGTATCAACAGTAGTTTTTAAAATAGAAGAGTCCATTTTAGGTTTCCAACCGGGATAGCCCTCGCTATGAGAAACAGAAGCACCGGCAAGAGTAAAGATACTCTCAACGCTGAAAGCAGTAGCATGTTTAGCCGACTCAACACTACTTCTCTGGCTGGTAGAGATAACAAACTTATTTTCTCCGGGCATCTTCACCGAAGCAAGATTAGTCGAAGTCTCAACCAATCCCTCCAAGTCGCGGCTCATAGCCATAACCCCTTGCACACAACCATTCAAAGCGTTAATAAGATTTTGAGCAGTAGTTTGCTCAATAACATCAGCAGGCTCGGTACTCTCCCAACGCATCTTAAAGTTATCATCAACCCCTTTAAGTTCGTTAGCCACCTCAGCAGCAAACATATTCAACGCAACAGTAATAGGCTCTTTATCCTCTTTCCTGACAGCCACCACAGCCGAAGCCTCGCGAGGAATAGCATTTCTCAAGTTACCACCCTCAAAACTAACCAAGCATAAAGGATTTTTACGCATCCACATCATCAAGAAACGAGAAAGAATCTTAATAGAGTTACCAAGACCTAAATGAATATCGCAACCAGAGTGACCGCCACGCAAACCCTCAACAAAAATCTTAATAAAGTGATAACCCTCTGGAGCCTTCACAGTAGAGTAGGGAAGAGTAGCAATAGTGTCAACGCCACCCGCACAGCCAACAAACACCTCGCCCTCATCCTCCGAGTCAAGGTTAAGAAGATATTTGCCCTTCATAAAGCCCTCTTTCAAAGCAAAAGCACCAGTCAAGCCGGTCTCCTCATCAACAGTAAAAAGAGCCTCTAACGGACCATGTTTAATATTCTCATCAATAAGAATAGCCATAGCACCAGCCATGCCAATACCGTTGTCAGCACCAAGAGTAGTACCTTCGGCACGAACCCAATCGCCATCCACAACAGTTTTGATAGCATCAGTCTCAAAGTTAAAATCAACACCGCTATTCTTTTCACACACCATATCCATATGAGCCTGCATAGTAAGCACAGGAGCATTCTCGCAACCGGGAGTAGCAGGTACGCTCATAAGAATATTACCAGTCTCATCCTCTTTAGCCTCAATATTATTTTTCGCAGCCCAATCCATTAAGTATTGGCGAATCTTCTCCTCCTTTTTTGAAGGGCGAGGCACTTGAGTAATCTCATTAAAAATAGTCCAAATAGCCTGAGGCTTTAAATCAGTAATCTTCATAAATATTGTTTTTTAAATTATAATCACATATATAATAACATCTAATATGATTTATTTTGCTATATTTGCAACCGCATAAGCAATTAGGCTTATGCAATACCATTTAGAAAATACAATAACAAAATAAAAATATAGTTCACAAATATAATATAAAAATGTGGTATATAGTATTGCTTTTTACATTTCTTCTCCTTATTTTTGCAATATTCGCAATGTCGGTAAAGATTTTGTTTAAAAAAGGAGGAAAATTTCCCAACGGACACATAGGTAAAAGCAAACATATGAAGGACCGAGGTATAACCTGTTCAGTATCAACCGATGCCAGAGACCGGGCAAAAAAGAATCTTAACGATATAATATCAGAACAAAACAGAGAAAATTAATAACAAAAAAATAATATAAAAAATTTATGAAAAATTTCAAAACACTATCAGTAGTAATAGCGGCACTATTATTAGCCGTATCATTTACACAATGTAAAAATGCCGATTGCAACGGAGGAGTAGCAATACCAAACGACAGCACACAAACCAACGTATTAAAAATAGCATACGTTGACACCGATTCATTGTTAAGAAGCTACACCCTTGCACAAGAGTTAAATAACGAAATGTTGCAAATGCAAGAAACAATGAGAGCAAACATAAACGAGCGAACAAAAGCATTTGAAAAAGAGGTAGCAGAGTTCCAACGCAAAGCCGAAAACAATGCATTTCTAAGTCCCGATAGAGCACAACAAGAGTCGCAACGATTAGCCAACGAGGAGCGTAAACTACAAGAGTACGCACAAAAACTTGATTTAGAGGCAATGCAAAGCACACAAAAAATGCAAATCAGAGTAAACGACTCAATCCAAAACTACATCGATGAAGTATTAAGCAGCGCCTACGACATAGTATTAACACAAGTAGGAACATTGCATGTAACCAAAAAAATGGATATTACCGAAGAGGTAATAAAAGGATTAAATGCACGTTACAAAAAATAAGAAGCAAAAAAAAATAAAACAAAGAAATGGTTGCCTTATGGTAACCATTTTTTTTTAATTAGTCTAATTAGTCCAATTAGCCCAATTAGTCTAATTAGTCCAATAGCTCCAAAAATTAATTCCTCATTCCTCATTCCTAATTCCTAACTCCTAATTGTGGCTTTCGCCATGTACTAATTGAAAAAAAACTCTTAAAAAATGTATATAATCAAAAAAAAGCATTACCTTTGTAGGTTGAAAATTAGAAGATTACTTAGAGGTAAATAGAAAAGAAGAAAAAATATAAACACTATACAAAAACACAAACTATGAAAAAACAGACAGTATTAGGAGTATTACTCCTTTTTGTGATGTTTTGCTTTAATGCCAAAGCGGAAGTAATAACCGTTGAAGGAGCAAGTGAAATAGCAAACGCATTCTTCACACAGAGTGCAAGGTCACAAAAAACACAATTAAAAAGTGCAACACAGTTGGAGTATGCGTGGGATAGCAACTCTCTAACACAATCGGGCAGTTCAATGCTTAAGAGTGTAGAAGAAGATCCAACGTTTTATGTATTCAACAATCCCGATGGAGAGGGCTTCGTGATTGTATCGGGCGACAGCAATACCCGCAGTATCATCGGATACTCTTATGAGGGAAATGCACCTGCCGTAACCGATATACCCTTACCAATGCAAGACTACCTTTCAGGAATAGATGCAGAGGTAAAATATGCACGTGAGAATATAACATCAACAGGCAATAATCTCAAAAATTACAATGAGAATATCGCTGGAACACCCATTGTTGAGATAGAAACAGCAAAATGGGGTCAAGGAGCACCATTTAATAATTTGTGTCCTGTTGTACAAGTATATGACTCTAATAGCAATATTATTGAGACATCAACATTAACAGGATGTGTTCCAACAGCATTTTCAATAGTAATGCGCTACCACGAGTGGCCTATACAAGGAAAAGGATCTATTGTTGCTTCATGGACAGTAGATCAGTACAATGGGTATAATCCCACAAACTGTCCAGTGGTAACAATAGATCACACTGCAACAACATATGATTGGGATAATATGCCCCTTGAGTACTCTGCTAATTGGACTCAAGAGAATATAACACAAGTTGCAACATTAATGCGAAATGTAGGTTATGCCTTTGGTGTAACATATACACCGGGAAATACTTCTATTACAGATGGTGATCTTCCT
The sequence above is a segment of the Bacteroidales bacterium genome. Coding sequences within it:
- the lpxD gene encoding UDP-3-O-(3-hydroxymyristoyl)glucosamine N-acyltransferase, with translation MEFSVEQIASFLHGEVVGDASIKVSNLSKIDDGKPGTLSFLANSKYTHCIYTTEASAVLVRRDFIPEQEVKTTLIKVDDPYACLALLLNMVDQATRPQKSGIEENAFVADSATLGDNIYIGSFSYISSNASVDNNSKIYPQCYIGDNVKIGTNCIIYPGVKIYHNCKIGNNVIIHAGCVIGSDGFGFAPQNGEYMKIAQIGNVVVEDNVEIGANTTIDRATMGSTVIRRGAKLDNLIQVAHNVEIGESTVMAAQVGVAGSTKVGKHCMIGGQVGFAGHITIADNVNIGAQSGIPNNVDSACSLMGYPAIPSKEFARQVVLVKRLPEINSTIRELRKEIENLKSKLSEKEENI
- a CDS encoding pyridoxal phosphate-dependent aminotransferase family protein — protein: MKLLQQKLAKYDAPQKAKALGVYPYFRAIESDQDTEVIINGKKVLMFGSNSYLGLTNHPKIKEAAIEATKKYGTGCAGSRFLNGTLDIHTQLEKRLAEFVGKEEAIIYSTGFQVNLGVVSCLTGRADYIIWDELDHASIIEGRRLAFSTQLKYKHNDMESLEKVLKSLPEDKVKLIVTDGVFSMEGDVANLPEIVKLAEKYNAATYVDEAHGIGVFGRNGRGTCDHFGVTKDVDLIMGTFSKSFASLGGFIATDAVTANYLRHNSRSYIFSASITPASTAAANAALDIMLSEPERIDNLWEITNYALEGFRNMGCEIGNTSTPIIPLYIRDNNKTFMITRELFDEGLFVNPVVSPAVPSQDTLIRFSLMATHTKEQLDYAFDI
- a CDS encoding DMT family protein, with protein sequence MYLSAFYTVILLVISNIFMTLAWYGHLKLQEMNISTGWPIWVVILFSWGIALAEYSFQIPANRIGFVGNGGPFTLMQLKVIQEVITLVVFTVFASVCFKGEALHWNHLAAFICLIMAVYFVFMK
- a CDS encoding adenine nucleotide alpha hydrolase family protein, with product MQQDSNSLLKKCDKLVRTCIKDYALIADGDKVLIGLSGGKDSLALTQLLAMRSKIHSPKFSVTALHIRNEGMGYDSDTEYLKGFCEGLGVEFDVMDISIDLTKDKRKSPCFLCSWYRRKALFEYAKKNGFKRIALGHHKDDVIATLIMNMAFQGSISSMPPLLQMEKFDVAIIRPLALIEESVIKELANNEGYVIQKKCCPYEKSSFRSDVEKIIADLEKLNPNVRSSIWKSMENIMPDYLPRKSC
- a CDS encoding tetratricopeptide repeat protein, coding for MKQIKYTIVSLILLFVALPLSAQTLEEAKKMYKQGEYAQSKEVFRKQLKSRPNDAQLNQWYGVCLYETGEAEKAEPYLQKAAKKKIQDSFLYLGKIAFDNYNFTQAKEYFEQYIEALEKNKGEVAKGEKLYKRAARCESMLRRTEKVQIIDSIIVAKERFLDSYKLSHECGTLSYFSDIFGGEEEGTLYKNQRDDKVLYSTPTDSIYTIKMRNRMNDGNWSEEITVDVMPEVEGNKAYPYLLSDGLTLYFATDNDSLSIGGYDIFVTRKNLNSDEYLSPSSLGMPFNSTANDYMMVIDEYNNVGWFATERNQPSDSVAIYIYIPNEVKEIYTQLSLDSIKPYAQVATISQTWLEGEEQNYKQLLKQVYTEIKPIQNREEADFEFIIIPGVTYTKYTQFKNSKALELYKLAEGVEREIANQQTHLKELRAKYAKATPSQKEELAESILKAEDNLKTLYPQPEQYRNAARQEEVK
- a CDS encoding UDP-2,3-diacylglucosamine diphosphatase; protein product: MKKIYFISDLHLGAKTLKSPRETEMRVVEWLDSVKESASAIYMLGDILDYWFEYRCVVPRGFTRFFGKIAELTDSGVEVHWFIGNHDIWIFDYLPSELGITLHRESIVTELGGKRFYLGHGDGEGKRSFGFLFIRWLFRNKVCQKLYSAIHPRWSVPFAHGWSSNSRKAGGETPKFGNDENNPLVVWATEFNCKSDKKIDFFVFGHQHLLFSRTLTSGGEIVLIGDWISHLSYAEFDGNEISLKCFN
- a CDS encoding DUF59 domain-containing protein produces the protein MLDHEPTLEERVVKMLRTVYDPEIPVNIYDLGLIYLIDFDEENNLKVEMTFTAPNCPAAEFILEDVRMKLEGIEGVKSVDLQVVFEPEWNKDMMSEEAKLDLGFL
- a CDS encoding aminoacyl-histidine dipeptidase, with the translated sequence MKITDLKPQAIWTIFNEITQVPRPSKKEEKIRQYLMDWAAKNNIEAKEDETGNILMSVPATPGCENAPVLTMQAHMDMVCEKNSGVDFNFETDAIKTVVDGDWVRAEGTTLGADNGIGMAGAMAILIDENIKHGPLEALFTVDEETGLTGAFALKEGFMKGKYLLNLDSEDEGEVFVGCAGGVDTIATLPYSTVKAPEGYHFIKIFVEGLRGGHSGCDIHLGLGNSIKILSRFLMMWMRKNPLCLVSFEGGNLRNAIPREASAVVAVRKEDKEPITVALNMFAAEVANELKGVDDNFKMRWESTEPADVIEQTTAQNLINALNGCVQGVMAMSRDLEGLVETSTNLASVKMPGENKFVISTSQRSSVESAKHATAFSVESIFTLAGASVSHSEGYPGWKPKMDSSILKTTVDTYEQLFGEKPAIKAIHAGLECGLFLEKYPYLEMVSFGPTLRGVHSPDEKMHIPAVANFYKHLVAVIEKVAEEK
- a CDS encoding OmpH family outer membrane protein — encoded protein: MKNFKTLSVVIAALLLAVSFTQCKNADCNGGVAIPNDSTQTNVLKIAYVDTDSLLRSYTLAQELNNEMLQMQETMRANINERTKAFEKEVAEFQRKAENNAFLSPDRAQQESQRLANEERKLQEYAQKLDLEAMQSTQKMQIRVNDSIQNYIDEVLSSAYDIVLTQVGTLHVTKKMDITEEVIKGLNARYKK